A section of the Bradyrhizobium oligotrophicum S58 genome encodes:
- a CDS encoding amidase, which yields MTASNPTLAALADDLAAGRITSRKLVEDCLARIADPAGEGQRAFIHVDKEAALAAADGMDALRKANAAPSPFAGIPVSVKDLFDIKGQVTRAGSRALEDSAPADADAPVVARLRRAGFVVIGRTNMTEFAYSGIGINPHYGTPKSAWKRDIGHVPGGSSSGAAVSVVDRMAYGALGTDTGGSCRIPAAFNGIVGYKPTQARVPLDGGVPLSTTLDSFGPLANTVACCAVLDSVLADEPIRPLARRPVKGLRLAVPTTVVLDELDAEVAETFERALDTLARQGALIERIAFPEFLDVGIIGMKGGFAAAESYAWHRFLLASKGDVYDPRVSVRIARGEAITVPDYIEMLNGRRSLVTRAAARIAPYDALVMPTTANAAPVIADLADDQVFARENIRSLRNCTFINMIDGCAISLPAHRHGEVPVGLMLAQSGGNDRKLLEIAAGVEGVVRG from the coding sequence ATGACCGCTTCAAATCCGACCCTTGCCGCGCTGGCCGACGATCTCGCCGCCGGCCGCATCACCTCGCGCAAACTGGTCGAGGACTGTCTGGCCCGGATCGCCGATCCGGCCGGAGAAGGCCAGCGCGCCTTCATCCACGTCGACAAGGAGGCGGCGCTGGCGGCTGCCGACGGCATGGACGCGCTGCGCAAGGCCAATGCGGCGCCGTCGCCTTTCGCCGGCATTCCGGTCTCGGTCAAGGATCTGTTCGACATCAAGGGTCAGGTGACCCGGGCCGGCTCGCGCGCCCTGGAGGATTCGGCGCCGGCGGACGCCGATGCGCCGGTCGTGGCGCGGCTGCGACGGGCGGGTTTCGTCGTGATCGGCCGCACCAACATGACGGAGTTCGCCTATTCCGGCATCGGCATCAATCCGCATTACGGCACGCCGAAGAGCGCGTGGAAGCGCGACATCGGCCATGTCCCCGGCGGCTCGTCCTCGGGCGCTGCCGTCTCGGTGGTGGACCGCATGGCCTATGGCGCGCTCGGCACCGACACCGGCGGCTCCTGCCGCATCCCGGCCGCCTTCAACGGCATCGTCGGCTACAAGCCGACGCAGGCCCGCGTGCCGCTCGACGGCGGCGTGCCGCTGTCGACCACGCTCGACAGTTTTGGTCCGCTCGCCAATACGGTCGCGTGCTGCGCGGTGCTCGATTCCGTGCTGGCCGACGAGCCGATCCGGCCGCTGGCGCGGAGGCCGGTCAAGGGCCTGCGGCTCGCGGTGCCCACCACCGTCGTGCTCGACGAGCTCGATGCCGAGGTGGCCGAGACCTTCGAGCGCGCGCTGGACACCCTGGCGCGGCAGGGCGCGCTGATCGAGCGGATCGCATTCCCTGAGTTTCTCGATGTCGGCATCATCGGCATGAAGGGCGGCTTTGCCGCCGCCGAGAGCTATGCCTGGCACCGCTTCCTGCTTGCCAGCAAGGGCGATGTCTACGATCCGCGCGTCTCGGTGCGCATCGCGCGCGGCGAGGCGATCACCGTGCCCGACTACATCGAGATGCTGAACGGCCGCCGTTCGCTGGTGACACGCGCCGCCGCGCGGATCGCGCCCTACGATGCGCTGGTGATGCCGACCACGGCGAACGCGGCGCCTGTCATCGCCGACCTCGCCGACGACCAGGTCTTCGCCCGCGAGAATATCCGGAGCTTACGCAACTGCACCTTCATCAACATGATCGACGGCTGCGCGATCTCGCTGCCGGCGCATCGCCATGGCGAGGTGCCGGTCGGCCTGATGCTGGCGCAGTCCGGCGGCAACGACCGCAAGCTGCTGGAGATCGCGGCCGGGGTCGAGGGCGTGGTGCGGGGCTGA
- a CDS encoding AtuA-related protein has product MKLRDIAHSRTGDKGDTSNISVIAYDPKHYPLLLAQVTAERVKAHFAGIVQGEVVRYELPNIAALNFVMSRALGGGVTRSLALDAHGKSLSSALLDLDIAADAADHTR; this is encoded by the coding sequence ATGAAGCTGCGTGATATCGCCCATTCCAGGACCGGCGACAAAGGCGATACGTCGAACATCTCGGTCATCGCCTACGATCCGAAGCACTATCCGCTGTTGCTCGCACAGGTGACGGCGGAGCGGGTCAAGGCGCACTTCGCCGGCATTGTCCAGGGCGAGGTGGTCCGCTATGAGCTGCCCAACATTGCGGCGCTGAATTTCGTGATGAGCCGGGCGCTCGGCGGCGGGGTCACCCGCTCGCTGGCGCTGGATGCGCACGGCAAATCGCTGAGCTCGGCGCTGCTCGATCTGGACATCGCGGCCGATGCCGCCGACCACACCCGATAG
- a CDS encoding Zn-ribbon domain-containing OB-fold protein translates to MAEAMRARPKPTPETQHFWDGTRAGELLLQRCDACAHVYFPPRPFCPSCASREVSVFKATGKGTLYSYVINHRPAAPGFTPPYAIAVVALEEGPRMMSNITGCAQTPEALQLDMALEVTFEPLDEQITLPLFRPAKG, encoded by the coding sequence ATGGCCGAGGCAATGCGCGCACGTCCCAAGCCGACACCCGAGACACAGCATTTCTGGGACGGCACCAGAGCCGGTGAGCTGCTTCTGCAGCGCTGCGACGCCTGCGCGCATGTCTATTTTCCGCCGCGCCCGTTCTGCCCGTCCTGCGCCAGCCGCGAAGTCAGCGTCTTCAAGGCTACGGGCAAAGGCACGCTCTACAGCTACGTCATCAATCATCGTCCCGCCGCCCCGGGCTTCACGCCGCCTTACGCGATCGCCGTCGTTGCGCTCGAAGAAGGCCCGCGCATGATGAGCAACATCACCGGCTGCGCGCAGACGCCTGAGGCGCTGCAGCTCGACATGGCGCTCGAAGTGACGTTCGAGCCGCTCGACGAACAGATCACCCTGCCCCTGTTCCGGCCGGCGAAAGGCTGA
- a CDS encoding thiolase C-terminal domain-containing protein: MRRNQVAVVGAAETTELGIIPSMSQIQLHADAALNAIADAGLKLSDIDGFATAVETPQQMCHYLGITPTWVDGTSVGGCSFMLHVRHAAAAIEAGLCKTVLITHAESGKSMIGKQPRSIPPDSLQGQFEAPFGVFGPPSMFPIPVLRYMKTYGITHEQLAMVAVVQREWAAKNPRAMMKDPITVDDVLNSRMIAYPFRLLQCCLVTDGGGALIMTSADRAKDFPQKPVYILGTGESVETPMVSQMETFDSSRAFKVAGPLAFKEAGITHADVDHLMIYDAFAHLPLFGLGDLGFMPHEETGPFIAAGHTRPGGKLPLNTNGGGLSYMHSGMYGMYALQESVRQMRGIAPAQVPNAKISVCHGVGGMFAASGTIIFTNER, from the coding sequence ATGCGCAGAAACCAGGTTGCCGTCGTCGGCGCGGCCGAGACCACCGAGCTCGGCATCATCCCGAGCATGTCGCAGATCCAGCTGCATGCGGATGCTGCGCTCAACGCGATCGCCGATGCCGGTCTGAAGCTGTCCGACATCGACGGCTTCGCCACTGCGGTCGAGACGCCGCAGCAGATGTGCCATTATCTCGGCATCACTCCGACCTGGGTCGACGGCACCTCGGTCGGCGGCTGCTCCTTCATGCTCCATGTGCGGCACGCGGCGGCAGCCATCGAGGCCGGCCTGTGCAAGACCGTGCTGATCACGCATGCCGAGAGCGGCAAGTCGATGATCGGCAAGCAGCCGCGCTCGATTCCGCCTGACAGCCTGCAGGGCCAGTTCGAGGCGCCGTTCGGCGTGTTCGGGCCGCCGAGCATGTTTCCCATTCCCGTGCTGCGCTACATGAAGACCTACGGCATCACTCATGAGCAGCTCGCCATGGTGGCGGTGGTGCAGCGGGAATGGGCGGCGAAGAATCCGCGCGCGATGATGAAGGACCCGATCACGGTCGACGACGTGCTGAACTCGCGCATGATCGCCTACCCGTTCCGCCTCTTGCAATGCTGCCTCGTCACCGATGGCGGCGGCGCGCTGATCATGACCTCGGCCGACCGCGCCAAGGATTTTCCGCAAAAGCCGGTGTACATTCTCGGCACCGGCGAGAGCGTGGAGACGCCGATGGTCAGCCAGATGGAGACGTTCGATTCGTCGCGTGCCTTCAAGGTCGCGGGTCCGCTCGCCTTCAAGGAGGCCGGCATCACGCACGCCGATGTCGACCATCTCATGATCTACGACGCATTTGCGCACCTGCCGCTGTTCGGGCTCGGCGATCTCGGCTTCATGCCGCATGAGGAGACCGGCCCGTTCATTGCGGCCGGCCACACGCGGCCGGGCGGCAAGCTGCCGCTCAACACCAATGGCGGCGGCCTGTCCTACATGCATTCGGGCATGTACGGCATGTATGCGCTGCAGGAGAGCGTGCGCCAGATGCGCGGCATCGCGCCGGCACAGGTGCCGAATGCGAAGATCTCGGTCTGCCACGGCGTCGGCGGCATGTTCGCAGCGTCAGGGACGATCATTTTTACGAACGAGAGGTAA
- a CDS encoding SDR family oxidoreductase, with translation MTKSLQDKVIIVTGAGRGIGREIALLCAAEGAKVVVNDPGVASDGSGTSAAPAEEVVEEIKKRGGTAVANFESVSEAIPASKIVKAATDHFGKLDGVVNNAGILRDMIFHKMSIDAFEQVIKVHLMGSFYVAHSAARLFREQESGAFVHFTSTSGLIGNYGQANYAAAKLGIVGLSKSIALDMGRFNVRSNCVSPFAWSRMIGTIPAETEAEKERVERMKRMGPEKIAPVVAYLLSDASKDVTGQIFAVRMNEIFLMGQSRPLRSVHRGEGWTPQTIAEHAMPALKPSFYKLDRSADVFGWDPI, from the coding sequence ATGACCAAATCGCTTCAGGACAAAGTCATCATCGTCACCGGCGCCGGCCGCGGCATCGGCCGTGAGATCGCGCTGCTGTGCGCCGCCGAAGGCGCCAAGGTCGTCGTCAATGATCCCGGCGTCGCCTCCGACGGCTCCGGCACCAGCGCTGCGCCGGCCGAGGAGGTCGTCGAGGAGATCAAGAAACGCGGCGGCACCGCGGTCGCGAATTTCGAGAGCGTGTCCGAGGCGATCCCCGCCAGCAAGATCGTGAAGGCCGCGACCGACCATTTCGGCAAGCTCGACGGCGTGGTCAACAATGCCGGCATCCTGCGCGACATGATCTTCCACAAGATGAGCATCGACGCGTTCGAGCAGGTCATCAAGGTCCATTTGATGGGCTCGTTCTACGTGGCCCACTCCGCCGCACGGCTGTTCCGCGAGCAGGAGAGCGGCGCTTTCGTGCACTTCACCTCGACCTCGGGCCTGATCGGCAATTATGGCCAAGCCAACTACGCCGCGGCCAAACTCGGCATCGTCGGGCTGTCGAAGTCGATCGCCCTCGACATGGGCCGCTTCAATGTCCGTTCCAACTGCGTCTCGCCTTTCGCCTGGAGTCGCATGATCGGCACCATTCCCGCCGAGACCGAAGCCGAGAAGGAACGTGTCGAGCGGATGAAGCGGATGGGACCGGAGAAGATCGCGCCCGTCGTCGCCTATCTGCTGAGCGATGCCTCGAAAGATGTCACGGGCCAGATCTTCGCGGTGCGCATGAACGAGATCTTCCTGATGGGCCAGTCACGGCCGCTGCGTTCGGTGCACCGCGGCGAAGGCTGGACACCGCAGACGATCGCCGAACATGCGATGCCGGCGCTCAAACCGTCGTTCTACAAGCTCGATCGCTCGGCCGATGTGTTCGGCTGGGATCCGATCTGA
- a CDS encoding SMP-30/gluconolactonase/LRE family protein, with the protein MTNSRQNTAQDSPVGADGFDRRTLLKGVAGFAAAAAAVSPALARDYGPHAEPQRYPDPDIVVIDEKRFKAKVGNTTIKRLFTGCLWAEGPAWNTQGQYLVWSDIPNNRQLRYLDDDGHISQQFRKPSNESNGNTFDYEGRQITAERTRLVRFEHNGTVTVLAEKANDKPLNGPNDMVVNPSDKSIWFTDPGYGSINLYEGQNAHNGSNQPFQKEAVYRVDAQSGAVTKVADEPFKPNGIAFSQDYKKLYVCDTGITHYPNAKNVIWQYDINGDKLSNGKVFIDMTLDGKSGFPDGLRVDTDGNIWVGAGWVGEGYDGVHIFAPDGQRIGQIKLPEICANVCFGGKKRNRLFMTASQSLYAVYVETQGAHIC; encoded by the coding sequence ATGACGAATTCACGGCAGAATACGGCGCAGGATTCGCCGGTCGGAGCTGACGGCTTCGACCGGCGCACGCTCCTCAAAGGCGTCGCAGGCTTTGCCGCCGCGGCGGCGGCCGTCTCGCCCGCGCTTGCGCGCGATTACGGTCCGCATGCGGAACCACAGCGCTATCCCGATCCCGACATCGTCGTGATCGACGAGAAGCGCTTCAAGGCCAAGGTCGGCAACACCACGATCAAGCGCCTGTTCACCGGCTGCCTGTGGGCCGAGGGGCCGGCGTGGAACACACAAGGCCAGTACCTCGTCTGGAGCGACATCCCGAACAACCGGCAGCTGCGCTATCTCGACGACGACGGCCATATCTCGCAGCAGTTCCGCAAGCCGTCGAACGAATCCAACGGCAACACCTTCGACTATGAGGGGCGGCAGATCACGGCCGAGCGCACCCGCCTGGTCCGCTTCGAGCACAATGGAACGGTGACGGTTCTCGCCGAGAAGGCCAACGACAAGCCGCTCAACGGCCCCAACGACATGGTCGTCAACCCCAGCGACAAGTCGATTTGGTTCACCGATCCCGGCTACGGCTCGATCAACCTCTATGAAGGCCAGAACGCGCACAACGGCTCGAACCAGCCGTTTCAGAAGGAAGCGGTGTACCGGGTGGATGCACAATCCGGCGCCGTCACCAAGGTCGCCGACGAGCCGTTCAAGCCGAACGGCATCGCCTTCAGCCAGGACTACAAGAAGCTCTATGTCTGCGACACCGGCATCACGCATTATCCGAACGCCAAGAACGTGATCTGGCAGTACGACATCAACGGCGACAAGCTCTCCAACGGCAAGGTCTTCATCGACATGACGCTGGACGGCAAGTCGGGCTTTCCGGACGGGCTGCGGGTCGACACCGACGGCAACATCTGGGTCGGGGCCGGCTGGGTCGGCGAAGGCTATGACGGCGTCCACATCTTCGCGCCGGACGGCCAGCGCATCGGCCAGATCAAGCTTCCGGAGATCTGCGCCAATGTCTGCTTCGGCGGCAAGAAGCGCAATCGCCTGTTCATGACCGCGAGCCAGTCACTCTATGCGGTCTATGTCGAAACGCAGGGCGCGCATATCTGCTAG
- the ppc gene encoding phosphoenolpyruvate carboxylase: protein MSPQIMPSEDTRPNRAAEAQAMEEDARLRDDIRLLGRILGDTVRDQEGADVFDLVERIRQTSVRFHRDEDRQARHELEHILDGMTTAETVRIVRAFSYFSHLANIAEDQNNIRRMRAKSDANGGAGMLASTLAHAKSAGFEAADLRKFFSTALVSPVLTAHPTEVRRKSTMDREMEVAMLLDRRERMQLTPDEREANDEALRRAVLTLWQTNLLRRTKLTVLDEVTNGLSFYDYTFLREVPRLLCALEDRLNDGAEVAGDLASFLRMGSWIGGDRDGNPFVTAEVMRGTLKLQSSLALHYYLEELHLLGGELSMAAHLADVSEELRALAERSPDTSPHRIGEPYRLAVSGIYARLAATAKKLGIQISRLPVGAVAPYDSVKEFQDDLDVLHRSLIANNAEVIARGRLRLLRRAIDCFGFHLARLDIRQNSAVHERTVAELIDTAMPGMSYLALSEDARVGLLVSELRNTRPLVSQFIKYSDETVGELALFRAAADAHATFGADVISQCIISMCKGMSDMLEVALLLKEVGLIDPSGRCGVNIVPLFETIEDLQASSGIMDRMLALHDYRRLVDSRGAVQEVMLGYSDSNKDGGFVTSGWELYKAEIGLVDIFERHGVRLRLFHGRGGSVGRGGGPSYDAIIAQPGGAVNGQIRITEQGEIISSKYSNAEVGRNNLDILAAATLEASLLHPRQPAPKREYLTAMDRLSELAFKAYRGLVYETDGFVEYFWSSTVINEIATLNIGSRPASRKKTRAIEDLRAIPWVFSWAQCRLMLPGWYGFGSAVESWIAENPEQGMPFLRELYREWPFFRMLLSNMDMVLAKSSIAIASRYAELVPDEALREKIFGRIRREWNLVIETLLDIMGQERLLQGNPLLERSVRNRFPYLDPLNHVQVELLKEHRAQNPDEQVLRGIQLTINGISAGLRNTG from the coding sequence ATGTCGCCGCAAATCATGCCATCCGAGGATACACGACCCAATCGCGCTGCTGAAGCGCAGGCGATGGAGGAGGATGCGAGGCTCCGGGATGACATCCGGCTGCTCGGCCGAATCCTCGGCGACACCGTCCGCGACCAGGAGGGCGCCGATGTGTTCGACCTCGTCGAGCGCATCCGCCAGACCTCGGTGCGTTTCCATCGCGACGAAGATCGCCAGGCGCGGCATGAGCTGGAGCACATCCTCGACGGCATGACGACCGCGGAGACAGTCCGCATCGTCCGCGCCTTCAGCTATTTTTCGCACCTCGCCAACATCGCCGAGGACCAGAACAACATCCGCCGCATGCGCGCCAAGAGCGACGCCAATGGCGGCGCCGGCATGCTGGCCTCGACGCTGGCCCACGCCAAGTCGGCGGGATTCGAGGCGGCCGACCTGCGCAAGTTCTTCTCCACCGCGCTGGTCAGTCCCGTCCTCACCGCGCATCCGACCGAGGTGCGGCGCAAGAGCACGATGGACCGCGAGATGGAGGTCGCGATGCTGCTCGACCGCCGCGAGCGGATGCAGCTCACGCCGGACGAGCGCGAGGCCAATGACGAGGCGCTGCGCCGCGCCGTGCTGACCCTGTGGCAGACCAACCTGCTGCGCCGGACCAAGCTGACCGTGCTCGACGAGGTCACCAACGGCCTGTCGTTCTACGACTACACGTTCCTGCGCGAGGTGCCTCGGCTGCTGTGCGCGCTGGAGGACCGCCTGAACGACGGCGCCGAGGTTGCGGGTGACCTCGCCTCCTTCCTGCGCATGGGCAGCTGGATCGGCGGCGACCGCGACGGCAATCCGTTCGTCACCGCCGAGGTGATGCGTGGAACGCTCAAGCTGCAATCCAGCCTCGCGCTGCATTACTACCTCGAAGAGCTGCATCTGCTCGGCGGCGAATTGTCCATGGCGGCCCATCTCGCCGACGTGTCGGAAGAACTGCGCGCGCTGGCCGAACGCTCGCCCGACACTTCGCCGCATCGTATCGGGGAGCCGTATCGTCTGGCCGTGTCCGGCATCTATGCCCGGCTGGCGGCGACTGCGAAGAAGCTCGGCATCCAGATCAGCCGCCTGCCGGTGGGGGCGGTCGCGCCCTATGACAGCGTCAAGGAGTTCCAGGACGATCTCGACGTGCTGCATCGCTCGCTGATCGCCAACAATGCCGAGGTGATCGCGCGCGGGCGGCTGCGGCTGCTGCGGCGCGCCATTGATTGTTTCGGCTTTCACCTGGCGCGGCTCGACATCCGGCAGAACTCGGCCGTGCACGAGCGCACGGTCGCCGAGCTGATCGATACGGCGATGCCCGGAATGTCCTATCTCGCGCTCAGCGAGGATGCGCGGGTCGGCCTGCTCGTCAGCGAGCTGCGCAACACGCGGCCGCTGGTGTCGCAATTCATCAAGTACAGCGACGAGACGGTCGGTGAGCTCGCGCTGTTCCGCGCCGCCGCCGACGCGCACGCCACCTTCGGCGCCGACGTGATTTCCCAATGCATCATCTCGATGTGCAAGGGCATGTCCGACATGCTCGAGGTCGCGCTGCTCCTGAAGGAGGTCGGACTGATCGATCCCTCCGGCCGCTGCGGCGTCAACATCGTGCCGCTGTTCGAGACCATCGAGGATCTGCAGGCCTCCAGCGGCATCATGGACCGGATGCTGGCGCTGCACGATTATCGCCGCCTGGTCGACAGCCGCGGTGCCGTGCAGGAGGTCATGCTCGGCTACTCCGACAGCAACAAGGACGGTGGCTTCGTCACCTCGGGCTGGGAGCTCTACAAGGCCGAGATCGGGCTGGTCGACATCTTCGAGCGCCATGGCGTGCGGCTGCGTCTGTTCCACGGCCGCGGCGGCTCGGTCGGCCGCGGCGGCGGCCCGAGCTACGACGCCATCATCGCCCAGCCCGGCGGCGCCGTGAACGGCCAGATCCGCATCACCGAGCAGGGCGAGATCATCTCCAGCAAATATTCCAACGCGGAGGTCGGGCGCAACAACCTGGATATTCTTGCTGCGGCGACCTTGGAAGCGAGCCTGCTGCATCCGCGCCAGCCGGCGCCGAAGCGCGAATACCTCACCGCGATGGACCGGCTCTCCGAGCTCGCTTTCAAGGCCTATCGCGGCCTGGTCTACGAGACCGATGGCTTCGTCGAGTATTTCTGGTCCTCCACCGTCATCAACGAGATCGCCACGCTCAACATCGGCAGCCGTCCGGCGTCGCGCAAGAAGACCCGTGCGATCGAGGATCTGCGCGCCATTCCCTGGGTGTTCTCCTGGGCGCAGTGCCGGCTGATGCTGCCGGGCTGGTACGGCTTCGGCAGCGCGGTGGAAAGTTGGATCGCGGAAAATCCGGAGCAGGGCATGCCGTTCCTGCGCGAGCTGTATCGCGAATGGCCGTTCTTCCGCATGCTGCTGTCGAACATGGACATGGTGCTGGCCAAGAGCTCGATCGCCATCGCCTCGCGCTATGCCGAGCTGGTGCCGGATGAAGCGTTGCGGGAAAAGATTTTCGGCCGTATCCGCCGCGAATGGAATCTGGTGATCGAGACGCTGCTCGACATCATGGGCCAGGAGCGATTGCTGCAGGGCAACCCGCTGCTGGAGCGCTCGGTGCGCAACCGCTTTCCCTATCTCGATCCGCTCAACCATGTGCAGGTCGAGCTTCTGAAGGAGCATCGCGCGCAGAACCCGGACGAGCAGGTTTTGCGCGGGATTCAGCTGACGATCAACGGCATCTCGGCGGGGCTGAGGAATACGGGGTAG
- a CDS encoding acyl-CoA synthetase, translating into METSSLFCGIISGDRRRTHADIADHAARIASGLAQLGVRQGDCVCMLMRNDIAFIEAAYGAMRLGAYGVPVNWHFKPEEIDYILKDSATRVLIGHADLLHQLRGLIPSGVTVISVPTPPEILSNYRIDAELLATPDFAIALDGWLARQSPYTGPQVPQPQNMIYTSGTTGHPKGVRRAAPTIEQATSAERMRALIYGLKPGARALLPGPLYHSAPNAFGLRAGRLGGALVLMPRFEPEEFLRIIQAERIDTIFMVPTMFIRLMKLPDEVRRRYDVSSLRHVIHAAAPCPADVKRAMIEWWGPVIYEFYGSTESGAVTFATSEDALNKPGTVGKVSPGAELRFLGEDGRILPQGEIGEIYSRIAANPDFTYHNKPEKRAEIDRDGFITSGDVGYIDPDGYVFLCDRKRDMVISGGVNIYPAEIEAVLHAVPGVHDCAVFGIPNAEFGEALMAVVEPQSGVMLDTSEIKIRLRASLADYKVPKHIEIHDKLPREDSGKIFKRRLRDPYWENAGRKI; encoded by the coding sequence ATGGAAACGTCCTCCCTGTTCTGCGGCATCATCTCCGGCGATCGCCGCCGCACTCATGCCGACATCGCCGATCATGCCGCGCGGATCGCCAGTGGCCTCGCGCAACTCGGCGTGCGCCAGGGCGATTGCGTCTGCATGCTGATGCGCAACGACATCGCCTTCATCGAGGCGGCCTATGGCGCGATGCGGCTCGGCGCCTATGGCGTGCCGGTCAATTGGCACTTCAAGCCGGAGGAGATCGACTACATCCTCAAGGATTCTGCGACGCGTGTGCTGATCGGCCACGCCGATCTGTTGCACCAGCTTCGTGGACTCATCCCATCTGGTGTTACCGTGATCAGCGTCCCGACGCCGCCGGAGATCTTGTCCAACTACAGGATCGACGCCGAGCTGCTCGCAACGCCCGACTTTGCCATCGCGTTGGACGGCTGGCTTGCTCGGCAGAGCCCCTACACCGGGCCGCAGGTGCCGCAACCGCAGAACATGATCTACACGTCGGGGACGACCGGTCATCCCAAGGGTGTCCGCCGCGCCGCGCCGACGATCGAGCAAGCGACATCGGCCGAGCGCATGCGGGCGCTGATCTATGGCCTGAAGCCGGGGGCGCGCGCGCTGCTGCCGGGGCCGCTGTACCATTCGGCGCCGAATGCCTTCGGCCTGCGCGCAGGCCGCCTCGGCGGCGCGCTGGTGCTCATGCCGCGCTTCGAGCCGGAGGAGTTTCTCCGCATCATCCAGGCCGAGCGGATCGATACCATCTTCATGGTGCCGACGATGTTCATCCGGTTGATGAAGCTGCCGGACGAGGTCCGCCGCCGCTACGACGTCTCGTCGCTGCGCCACGTCATCCATGCCGCCGCGCCGTGTCCGGCCGACGTCAAGCGCGCGATGATCGAATGGTGGGGGCCCGTGATCTACGAGTTCTACGGTTCGACCGAATCGGGCGCCGTGACCTTCGCGACCTCCGAGGATGCGCTGAACAAGCCCGGCACCGTCGGCAAGGTCTCGCCGGGGGCCGAGCTGCGCTTTCTCGGCGAGGACGGCCGCATCCTGCCGCAGGGTGAGATCGGCGAGATCTATTCGCGCATCGCCGCCAATCCGGATTTCACCTATCACAACAAGCCGGAGAAGCGGGCCGAGATCGACCGCGACGGCTTCATCACCTCGGGCGACGTCGGCTACATCGATCCCGATGGCTACGTCTTTCTGTGCGACCGCAAGCGCGACATGGTGATTTCGGGCGGCGTCAACATCTATCCGGCCGAGATCGAGGCCGTGCTGCACGCCGTGCCCGGCGTCCACGATTGCGCCGTGTTCGGCATTCCCAATGCCGAGTTCGGCGAAGCCCTGATGGCGGTGGTCGAGCCGCAGTCCGGTGTCATGCTCGACACCAGCGAGATCAAGATCCGGCTGAGGGCGTCGCTGGCCGATTACAAGGTGCCCAAGCACATCGAAATCCACGACAAATTGCCGCGCGAGGATTCCGGCAAGATCTTCAAGCGGCGGTTGCGCGATCCCTATTGGGAGAATGCCGGCCGGAAGATTTGA
- a CDS encoding crotonase/enoyl-CoA hydratase family protein translates to MENRVAIEITGGVADVRLVRADKMNALDIGMFEALVGATERLSKEKGLRAVVLSGEGRAFCAGLDMGRFAAMKETGGNGIAGGEKRDLTIRTHGQANFAQQAVWGWRQLPVPVIAAVHGVAYGGGFQLALGADMRYVAPDTKMSIMEIKWGLVPDMAGTPILASLMRDDILRELTYTGRVFSPEEGQAYGLVTRICADPRAAALETAREIAGKNPDAIRAAKRMLNNLSVDPGPALLAESVEQQKLIGSPNQLESVRANIEKRAPKFAD, encoded by the coding sequence ATGGAAAACCGGGTCGCGATCGAGATTACCGGCGGCGTCGCTGACGTCCGTCTGGTCCGCGCCGACAAGATGAATGCGCTCGACATCGGCATGTTCGAGGCGCTGGTCGGGGCCACCGAACGGCTCTCGAAGGAGAAGGGCCTGCGGGCGGTGGTGCTGTCCGGAGAGGGCCGCGCCTTCTGCGCCGGGCTCGACATGGGCCGCTTCGCGGCGATGAAGGAAACGGGGGGCAACGGCATCGCGGGAGGTGAGAAGCGCGACCTCACCATTCGCACCCACGGCCAGGCCAATTTCGCGCAGCAGGCGGTGTGGGGCTGGCGCCAGCTGCCTGTGCCGGTGATTGCTGCGGTGCATGGCGTGGCCTATGGCGGCGGTTTCCAGCTCGCGCTCGGCGCCGACATGCGCTACGTCGCGCCGGATACCAAGATGTCGATCATGGAGATCAAATGGGGCCTCGTGCCGGACATGGCGGGCACGCCGATCCTGGCCAGCCTTATGCGTGACGACATCTTGCGTGAGCTGACTTACACCGGTCGCGTGTTCTCGCCGGAGGAGGGGCAGGCCTACGGCCTTGTCACGCGCATCTGCGCCGATCCGCGCGCGGCCGCGCTGGAGACGGCGCGTGAGATCGCGGGTAAGAACCCGGATGCGATCCGCGCCGCCAAGCGGATGCTGAACAATCTCTCCGTCGATCCCGGCCCGGCGCTGCTTGCCGAATCGGTCGAGCAGCAGAAGCTGATCGGCAGCCCCAACCAGCTCGAATCGGTGCGCGCCAACATCGAGAAGCGCGCGCCGAAGTTTGCTGATTAG